Proteins co-encoded in one Chitinophagales bacterium genomic window:
- a CDS encoding Crp/Fnr family transcriptional regulator, translating into MNREQIKFILSKVYPFLAGLELDHFLQISTFQKLKNKTKLIEAGHNSPKIFFILKGMVRGYYINQKGQEINVFLRPEHTMTGAPDTLFTNKPTKYTFEAILETDVLFFSFRDFEVLMDKYPKISKVYIDALEENLQTLIFRVESLIDKLPEERYDELLEKKPTFFQKAFNKHIANYLGITPNSLSRIIKRKKTMNS; encoded by the coding sequence ATGAATAGAGAGCAAATCAAATTCATATTGAGCAAGGTTTATCCATTTTTGGCTGGCTTAGAATTAGACCATTTCTTGCAGATTAGCACTTTTCAAAAATTGAAGAATAAAACAAAATTGATTGAAGCTGGACACAATTCACCAAAGATTTTTTTTATTTTAAAAGGCATGGTAAGAGGCTATTACATTAATCAGAAAGGACAGGAAATCAATGTTTTTTTGAGGCCAGAACATACGATGACAGGCGCACCTGATACATTGTTCACCAATAAACCTACCAAATATACTTTTGAAGCCATACTCGAAACAGATGTGTTGTTTTTTTCCTTTCGTGATTTTGAAGTTTTGATGGATAAGTATCCAAAAATATCCAAGGTCTATATTGATGCATTAGAAGAAAACTTGCAAACATTAATTTTTAGAGTTGAATCACTGATTGACAAATTACCCGAAGAAAGATACGACGAACTGCTTGAAAAAAAACCTACTTTTTTTCAAAAAGCTTTTAACAAACACATTGCAAACTATCTTGGCATCACACCAAATTCGCTTTCTCGCATCATAAAAAGAAAAAAGACGATGAATAGTTAA
- a CDS encoding sterol desaturase family protein, translated as MEALVHFFEQMPNWQKLVWVFTCLIISWIAEGAVPLIKFNYKKWKHAGVNLIFLTTSLIINALFGLATVGIFLWIGNTNFGLLNIVELPTWVELLFAVMALDLVAQWFAHYLLHRVKWMWKFHMVHHSDTKVDATTGTRHHPGDYLVREIFSLATILVFGIPLAFYVFYRIATVFFTYLSHANITVPIWIDKPMSLIFITPNMHKFHHHFERPWTDTNFGNIFSLWDRMFGTMVYDDPRKVQYGLDVLDGSLDENVIYQFKVPFDKNVKTDY; from the coding sequence ATGGAAGCTTTGGTACATTTTTTTGAACAAATGCCCAATTGGCAAAAATTAGTATGGGTTTTTACCTGCCTGATTATCAGCTGGATTGCAGAAGGAGCGGTTCCATTGATAAAATTCAATTATAAAAAGTGGAAACATGCTGGGGTGAACCTCATATTTTTGACTACTTCTCTGATTATTAATGCCTTGTTTGGATTAGCAACAGTAGGAATTTTTCTATGGATTGGCAATACCAACTTTGGCTTGTTGAATATAGTCGAACTGCCTACTTGGGTAGAATTACTTTTTGCAGTGATGGCACTCGATTTGGTAGCACAATGGTTTGCACATTACCTGCTTCATCGGGTCAAATGGATGTGGAAATTTCACATGGTACACCACAGTGATACCAAAGTAGATGCTACAACAGGCACTCGACACCATCCTGGTGATTATTTGGTGCGTGAAATATTTTCTTTGGCTACCATTTTGGTGTTTGGTATTCCCTTGGCGTTTTATGTTTTTTACCGCATCGCTACCGTATTTTTCACCTACCTTTCTCACGCCAATATCACTGTGCCTATTTGGATAGACAAACCCATGAGCTTGATATTCATCACCCCAAATATGCACAAATTCCACCATCATTTCGAGCGTCCATGGACAGACACCAATTTTGGCAACATCTTTTCACTTTGGGACAGAATGTTCGGAACAATGGTGTATGATGACCCCCGCAAAGTACAATATGGTTTGGATGTATTGGACGGCTCATTGGATGAAAATGTGATTTATCAATTCAAAGTACCTTTTGATAAAAATGTGAAGACGGATTATTGA
- a CDS encoding helicase HerA-like domain-containing protein: protein MTDKQLTFKKYIEEGYHFEGEHIVLGTAILDEEALQETLIKAPLKSFNRHGLIAGATGTGKTKTIQLIAEALSTESVSVLVMDIKGDLSGLAAEGSFHRKILERHDKIGIPFEPSAFPVELLSLSGEKGVKLRATVSEFGPILFSKILGLNETQSGIVSIIFKYCDDNQLPLLDLKDFKKVLHFATNDGKEELQEMYGSIAPASAGAILRKTVELEQQGADNFFGEPSFEVEDLVRIGDDGKGMISILRLTDLQDKPKLFSTFMLCLLAEIYAKFPEEGDVGRPKLVVFIDEAHLIFNEASKALLDQIESIVKLIRSKGVGLFFCTQNPTDIPDAVLSQLGMKVQHALRAFTAKDRKNIKLTAENYPLSDYYQTDEMLTSLGIGEAAITVLDEKGRPTPLAATLLRAPRSRMDVLTEAEIDTLVGKSRIARLYNREVDRESAYEILTAKLKAAEAMAVKEAEAEKGNSSTKRSAKEEEGFIESMSKNTMVRQLGRTITRELTRSLLGVFGIKSRR from the coding sequence ATGACCGACAAACAACTAACGTTTAAGAAGTACATTGAAGAAGGATATCACTTTGAAGGCGAACACATTGTATTAGGCACTGCTATTTTGGATGAAGAAGCATTGCAGGAAACACTCATCAAAGCACCTTTGAAATCCTTCAACCGTCATGGACTCATTGCAGGGGCAACAGGAACGGGCAAAACCAAGACCATACAGTTGATTGCCGAAGCTCTTTCTACCGAAAGCGTGTCGGTTTTGGTGATGGACATCAAGGGCGATTTGAGTGGTTTGGCAGCAGAAGGCAGTTTTCACCGCAAAATATTGGAGCGTCACGACAAAATTGGGATTCCTTTTGAACCCAGTGCCTTTCCTGTGGAGTTGCTCAGTTTGTCAGGTGAAAAAGGGGTGAAATTGCGGGCAACCGTTTCAGAATTTGGACCAATTTTGTTTTCTAAAATATTGGGTTTGAATGAAACACAATCGGGCATTGTTTCGATTATCTTCAAATACTGCGACGACAACCAACTCCCGCTTTTGGACCTCAAAGACTTCAAAAAGGTATTGCATTTTGCGACCAACGATGGGAAGGAAGAACTGCAAGAAATGTATGGCAGTATTGCGCCTGCATCGGCTGGAGCAATTTTGCGAAAAACCGTGGAATTGGAGCAACAAGGAGCGGACAATTTTTTTGGAGAGCCTTCTTTTGAAGTAGAAGATTTGGTGCGAATTGGCGACGATGGCAAAGGCATGATTTCCATTTTGCGGCTGACCGATTTGCAGGACAAGCCCAAGTTGTTTTCTACTTTCATGCTCTGTTTGTTGGCTGAAATTTACGCCAAATTTCCAGAGGAAGGAGATGTTGGTCGACCTAAATTGGTGGTATTCATTGACGAAGCCCACCTGATTTTTAATGAGGCTTCAAAGGCTCTACTTGACCAAATCGAAAGCATCGTAAAGTTGATTCGCTCCAAAGGTGTGGGTTTGTTTTTCTGTACCCAAAACCCTACGGATATTCCCGATGCAGTGTTGAGTCAATTGGGTATGAAGGTGCAACATGCGCTCCGTGCTTTCACCGCCAAAGACCGCAAAAACATCAAATTGACTGCCGAAAACTACCCTCTTTCGGACTACTACCAAACCGATGAAATGTTAACTTCTTTGGGTATTGGAGAGGCTGCTATTACGGTTTTGGACGAAAAAGGACGACCTACTCCGCTCGCCGCCACACTTTTGCGTGCGCCTCGTTCTCGCATGGATGTTTTGACCGAAGCCGAAATTGATACTTTGGTGGGCAAATCTCGCATCGCTCGTTTGTACAACCGTGAAGTGGACCGTGAAAGTGCCTACGAAATATTGACCGCAAAATTGAAGGCAGCCGAAGCGATGGCAGTAAAGGAAGCCGAAGCAGAAAAAGGTAATAGTTCTACCAAACGCAGTGCAAAAGAGGAAGAAGGTTTTATAGAATCTATGTCTAAAAACACCATGGTTCGACAATTGGGACGCACGATTACGAGGGAATTAACCCGCAGTCTTTTAGGCGTTTTTGGGATAAAAAGCAGAAGGTAA
- a CDS encoding SdrD B-like domain-containing protein has translation MKRLLLLLMVVCGGLFNVIQAQITFQSAFGTSNVGNNIPYDIAPTNDGGFILTGFSSAGTNLFQSVLLSKTNDMGVPQWTKIFGGSNFEVGNAIAQTPDNGYIIAGRSLSFGGAFEDAFLTKTDAMGNLQWTKAYGGSHTDMANSVFPTSDGGYTFIGESRSFSPNNDISEVFIVHTSSTGDIVWSKTHSLTFNISRVSGIALPNGGYAFTGMAQFVTAKMTQEVSKDVEIEAMKEKTWLKNVGNAGGDFLHTGIILVELDANGNIVTEKLFTVLDNNTDCFGTSIVRTQDGGYFIGGYTIQPSSTGFNYYATAMKTNGNGDVEWTKNFQTFDSFFNVSCNQVPNTNFTLTVTNSIVPGTNSRIANYFMNPSGTLIEAHEYGNDGLNAPRAVIPNSTGVLIAGQSNGFGGSSSFNPLDTYLIQTDGFGASGCNDTPFTPQQGTFTYSLLIPTFTTETNGTSHVPTVQTENLTPENNPLCSFTPPVTATIEGFVWWDRNKDGIQQPNEGGIGNVNVNLHNATNFSLIANTFTESDGTYTFEVTNTTLDYYVVFGTAPLFTSTTANAGSNQGLNSDVTNSITAGSSNIFSIEADETVEMDAGLLGTGTISGFVWKDDNGDGLFAGETRVNGVDILLTFNNNAFVNIPFTTTTQNDGFYTFDNLLVGEAVIEVTDIQGSIVDGGVLTTANNPTNPFNINMNQLNIENVNFGFQVPVCNIEILSVTPTACNPDNNTYTLDVTVAYQNAPSGNILLTVLGKNTTFTADGSGQQTFTINQLNANGFQNVGVSASFAANPDCSDNLGATYNAPASCNVDCMIDITNINVSDCNLSTNTYSVEVTVAYEGEPTGGINLTILGNTTTFTTDGSGQQTFAINQLDANGFQNIGVSASFVNDPDCKDNLGATYNAPTACDVNCAIEVTGINVGDCNPATNTYNLAVSVTYQDAPNGNLNIEVGGTTYPFNPNGSGQETFNIGLTANGLQNVGVSASFANEANCSDETGVTFDAPVACSAECSIEVTDVSVGNCNPSINSYQLDVTVEYEDAPNGVLNIEVLGTTFSFTPDGSGKEGFSIILPTSEAENVDVTAAFAASPNCSSTLANAYDEPASCVPQCNIDITNISVSDCNEDTNTYILEVTVTYDNSPEGNIVVSLLGDDYSIPSNGSGEETYSIELPAIGIQNVVVTATFDDQPNCSATLVNAYDEPEPCVNDCPSSATATASKTEVCSGETISLKAVINNLNFVLVWTDENGETFDHYNVLLTNETCAPIVRTFTAMVTCTTNSSIKFIDSIDITVYPTDISAFITPVAGGCMGTVSLDPSCGGNVTVKPFEAEAGDSGIGFVILNWVGGGDCINKLTIPVPYDCVALIDAVNDNLGTFPVGQSVTFADSQILSNDTGNNISIAEICASSAKGGTITDNGNGTYTYTPPSPNFIGTDSFCYTITDNNGNIDEATVSLAYGDVKFSADITYTCDTDEGTYTLILTIQGSDTYFVEVVFPEVQNPITMPQGVVGLGPFAIQHPNYSVKITQINTGGSITLDGVVIDCITLPIELVSFEGEVLQDGNLLKWVTASEVNNDFFSLERSIEGTYFETIHTQDGAGTTSLTMTYDYLDRTAPNGISYYRLQQTDFDGSSSTSKVIALQRGESEGGFDIVSVTPLGNFLHTAVGFQVPKVGNVEVKLFDVSARLVYSTSIEAMEGFNVLQMNTESYSQGIYLLQLRYGEEMRTVKILR, from the coding sequence ATGAAAAGATTATTGCTACTCTTAATGGTGGTTTGCGGTGGATTATTCAATGTTATTCAGGCCCAAATTACCTTTCAAAGTGCCTTTGGCACAAGCAATGTGGGGAACAATATTCCCTACGATATAGCACCTACAAATGATGGTGGATTCATTCTCACAGGCTTTTCATCCGCAGGAACGAATCTTTTTCAATCCGTATTATTGTCCAAAACCAATGATATGGGTGTACCTCAATGGACCAAAATCTTTGGAGGAAGCAATTTTGAAGTAGGCAATGCCATCGCACAAACCCCTGACAATGGATATATTATTGCAGGGCGAAGCCTAAGTTTTGGAGGAGCATTTGAGGATGCCTTTCTCACCAAAACCGATGCAATGGGAAATTTGCAGTGGACAAAAGCCTATGGAGGCAGCCACACCGATATGGCAAATTCGGTTTTTCCGACCAGTGATGGCGGTTATACTTTTATTGGTGAAAGCCGAAGCTTCAGTCCAAACAATGATATATCAGAAGTATTTATCGTGCATACCTCTTCAACGGGTGATATCGTTTGGTCTAAAACCCACAGCCTCACCTTCAATATAAGCCGTGTTTCAGGCATTGCACTTCCCAATGGCGGATATGCTTTTACGGGTATGGCGCAATTTGTAACTGCCAAGATGACACAAGAGGTATCTAAAGACGTAGAAATAGAGGCGATGAAGGAAAAAACGTGGCTAAAGAATGTAGGCAATGCGGGAGGAGATTTTTTGCACACGGGGATTATCTTGGTAGAATTAGATGCGAATGGCAATATTGTGACCGAAAAACTATTCACTGTTTTGGATAACAACACAGATTGTTTCGGTACATCCATTGTTCGCACACAAGATGGGGGCTATTTTATTGGCGGATACACCATCCAACCCTCATCCACAGGCTTCAATTATTACGCTACGGCAATGAAAACCAACGGAAATGGTGATGTAGAATGGACGAAAAATTTTCAAACCTTCGACAGTTTTTTTAATGTATCGTGCAATCAAGTTCCCAATACCAATTTTACCTTAACCGTCACCAACAGCATCGTTCCTGGCACAAATAGCCGAATTGCCAACTACTTTATGAACCCAAGCGGAACATTGATAGAAGCACATGAATACGGCAACGATGGACTCAATGCACCGAGAGCAGTCATTCCCAACAGCACAGGAGTTTTGATAGCAGGTCAATCCAATGGTTTCGGTGGAAGCTCAAGTTTCAATCCCTTAGATACTTATTTGATTCAAACAGATGGTTTTGGTGCAAGCGGCTGCAATGATACCCCTTTTACCCCTCAACAAGGCACTTTCACCTATTCTCTTTTGATTCCCACTTTCACTACCGAAACCAACGGAACCAGCCATGTTCCAACCGTTCAAACAGAAAACCTAACACCAGAGAATAACCCCTTATGTTCTTTTACTCCCCCAGTGACAGCCACCATTGAAGGATTTGTATGGTGGGACAGAAACAAAGATGGCATTCAGCAGCCTAACGAAGGAGGAATCGGCAATGTCAATGTCAATTTGCACAACGCAACCAATTTTTCATTGATTGCCAATACCTTTACCGAATCAGATGGAACATATACCTTCGAAGTCACTAACACTACACTCGACTATTATGTAGTATTTGGAACAGCGCCATTATTTACCTCCACTACTGCCAACGCAGGTAGCAACCAGGGCTTGAACAGCGACGTTACGAACAGCATCACAGCAGGTTCGTCAAACATATTCAGTATTGAAGCCGATGAAACCGTTGAAATGGATGCAGGATTGTTGGGCACAGGTACTATCAGTGGTTTTGTATGGAAAGACGACAATGGGGACGGACTTTTTGCAGGAGAAACAAGGGTCAATGGAGTAGATATATTGCTGACCTTCAACAACAACGCTTTTGTGAATATCCCTTTCACCACCACTACTCAAAACGATGGTTTCTATACCTTCGACAATTTGTTGGTCGGTGAAGCCGTCATTGAAGTAACAGACATTCAAGGCTCAATCGTTGATGGAGGTGTTTTGACGACTGCAAACAACCCGACCAATCCCTTCAATATCAATATGAACCAGTTGAACATTGAAAATGTAAACTTTGGCTTTCAAGTACCTGTCTGCAATATTGAAATCTTGAGTGTCACACCAACAGCCTGTAATCCAGACAACAATACCTATACTTTGGATGTAACTGTTGCTTATCAAAATGCGCCAAGCGGTAACATCCTTCTCACCGTTTTGGGTAAAAACACCACTTTTACAGCAGACGGTAGTGGCCAACAAACCTTTACCATAAATCAACTCAATGCCAATGGTTTTCAGAATGTAGGTGTAAGTGCAAGTTTTGCAGCCAATCCTGATTGCAGCGACAATTTAGGTGCAACCTACAATGCCCCAGCTTCTTGCAATGTGGATTGTATGATTGATATAACCAACATAAACGTAAGCGATTGCAACCTTTCAACGAATACTTACAGTGTAGAAGTGACGGTAGCTTATGAAGGCGAGCCAACAGGGGGTATCAACCTCACGATTCTCGGAAATACAACGACTTTTACAACGGATGGTAGTGGTCAACAAACCTTCGCCATCAACCAACTCGATGCCAATGGTTTTCAAAACATAGGTGTGAGTGCAAGTTTTGTGAACGATCCAGACTGCAAGGACAATTTAGGCGCAACCTACAATGCCCCTACCGCTTGTGATGTGAATTGTGCGATTGAAGTCACTGGCATAAATGTAGGCGATTGCAACCCTGCAACGAATACCTACAATTTGGCGGTTTCGGTTACGTATCAAGATGCGCCGAATGGCAATTTGAACATTGAAGTAGGCGGGACGACTTACCCTTTCAATCCAAATGGCAGTGGACAAGAAACCTTCAATATTGGATTGACTGCCAATGGACTGCAAAATGTGGGCGTGAGTGCCAGTTTTGCCAATGAAGCTAATTGCAGCGATGAAACGGGCGTGACTTTTGACGCACCTGTTGCTTGTAGTGCGGAATGTTCCATTGAAGTGACCGATGTAAGTGTTGGAAATTGCAATCCTTCAATCAATAGTTATCAATTGGATGTCACTGTTGAATACGAAGATGCGCCAAATGGTGTATTAAACATTGAAGTGCTGGGAACAACTTTTTCTTTCACCCCTGATGGGAGCGGCAAAGAGGGATTTTCTATCATTCTTCCAACTTCCGAAGCCGAAAATGTGGATGTAACGGCTGCTTTTGCGGCAAGTCCAAATTGTAGTAGCACACTCGCCAACGCCTACGACGAACCTGCTTCTTGTGTGCCACAATGCAATATTGACATCACCAATATTTCGGTCAGTGACTGCAATGAAGACACCAATACTTATATTCTTGAAGTGACAGTAACTTACGACAATTCTCCAGAAGGGAACATTGTTGTGAGTTTGTTGGGCGATGATTACAGCATTCCGTCCAATGGCAGCGGAGAAGAAACGTATAGCATAGAATTGCCAGCCATTGGCATTCAAAATGTGGTAGTTACGGCTACTTTTGACGACCAACCCAATTGCAGCGCAACGCTCGTCAATGCCTACGATGAACCCGAACCTTGTGTCAATGATTGCCCTTCAAGTGCGACCGCAACAGCCAGCAAAACCGAAGTTTGTAGCGGTGAAACGATTAGCTTAAAAGCGGTCATCAACAATTTGAATTTTGTTTTGGTATGGACAGATGAAAATGGTGAAACATTTGACCACTACAATGTGCTGTTGACCAATGAAACCTGTGCGCCTATTGTTCGCACCTTCACTGCAATGGTGACATGCACCACCAATTCGAGCATAAAATTTATTGACTCAATTGACATCACAGTTTATCCAACAGACATCAGTGCCTTCATCACACCCGTTGCGGGGGGATGTATGGGAACAGTCAGCCTTGACCCAAGTTGTGGCGGCAATGTGACTGTCAAACCTTTTGAAGCAGAAGCAGGTGATTCGGGTATCGGTTTTGTGATTCTCAATTGGGTAGGGGGCGGAGATTGTATTAACAAACTCACTATTCCTGTTCCTTATGACTGTGTAGCGTTGATAGATGCGGTCAATGATAATTTAGGAACATTCCCTGTTGGTCAATCGGTGACATTTGCTGATAGTCAGATTTTGAGCAATGATACGGGGAATAATATTTCTATTGCAGAAATATGTGCATCTTCTGCAAAAGGAGGTACAATTACCGACAATGGCAACGGCACTTATACCTATACACCTCCTTCTCCAAACTTTATAGGCACGGATTCTTTTTGCTACACGATTACGGACAACAACGGCAACATAGACGAAGCTACGGTAAGCTTGGCTTATGGAGATGTGAAATTTTCGGCAGACATCACCTATACCTGTGATACAGACGAAGGCACTTATACCTTGATTCTCACCATTCAAGGAAGCGACACTTATTTTGTAGAAGTGGTATTTCCAGAAGTTCAGAATCCCATCACTATGCCGCAAGGCGTGGTCGGACTTGGGCCATTTGCCATTCAACATCCTAATTATTCGGTGAAAATTACCCAAATCAATACGGGTGGTTCTATCACACTGGATGGGGTGGTGATAGATTGTATCACTCTGCCAATTGAGTTGGTAAGCTTTGAAGGAGAGGTTTTGCAGGACGGAAACCTGTTGAAGTGGGTAACAGCGAGCGAGGTAAACAATGATTTTTTCAGCCTTGAACGCTCTATTGAAGGAACGTATTTTGAAACCATTCACACACAAGATGGAGCAGGTACAACTTCTCTTACAATGACTTATGATTATTTGGATAGAACTGCGCCCAACGGCATCAGTTATTACCGTTTGCAGCAAACAGACTTCGATGGCAGCAGCTCGACTTCAAAGGTAATTGCATTGCAGCGAGGAGAAAGTGAAGGCGGGTTTGACATTGTAAGTGTCACTCCATTAGGGAATTTTCTGCATACAGCAGTGGGTTTTCAAGTACCAAAAGTGGGAAATGTGGAGGTCAAACTTTTTGATGTCAGTGCAAGACTCGTATATAGTACGAGTATAGAAGCGATGGAAGGCTTTAATGTTTTGCAGATGAACACTGAAAGTTATTCACAAGGCATTTATTTGCTGCAATTGCGGTATGGTGAAGAAATGAGAACAGTCAAGATTTTAAGATAA
- a CDS encoding sterol desaturase family protein, whose product MDNTLFGIPNLDVYIILGILVIFGLMEMMAGYLHRTNRTSNDWIQEAGGFFMLSVAIKPLIVLTVLGLGSALLSQYQGIISHWSIWAMLPFYLFIDDLLQYWYHRSAHEYEFLWKLHRPHHQAEEMGFFISYRNAALYYLIMPNIWWIGIVTFLGGGKGVALGLILKQIVIIGSHSTIKWDSFLYKYKFFNPLTTILERIIITPAFHHAHHGKSMRDSISDPNGNFGNMFSIWDQLFGTAKFTRQFPEEYGILNDPKEHWSAAYLYPLVAAEDPKSEISRGFQKNKTATPEPIYVELEKGEKYLWCQCGKSQNQPFCDGMHHGSKFKPLLFEAKKTGQVKLCNCKITKKGPFCDNSHLDLLK is encoded by the coding sequence ATGGACAATACACTTTTTGGAATTCCTAACCTTGATGTTTACATTATTCTGGGAATTCTGGTAATTTTTGGACTCATGGAAATGATGGCGGGTTACTTACACCGCACCAATCGAACGTCGAATGATTGGATACAAGAGGCAGGTGGTTTTTTCATGCTTTCGGTAGCCATCAAACCCCTCATTGTTCTAACGGTGCTTGGACTTGGCAGTGCTTTGCTTAGTCAATATCAAGGAATTATTTCACATTGGAGTATATGGGCGATGTTACCTTTCTACTTGTTCATTGATGATTTGCTGCAATATTGGTACCACCGTTCGGCGCATGAATACGAATTTTTGTGGAAATTGCACCGTCCGCATCATCAAGCAGAAGAAATGGGTTTTTTCATTTCCTATCGAAATGCTGCCCTTTATTACCTAATTATGCCCAATATCTGGTGGATAGGAATTGTCACCTTCTTGGGAGGAGGAAAAGGCGTAGCACTTGGTTTGATTTTGAAGCAAATAGTCATCATTGGTTCGCATAGCACCATTAAATGGGATAGCTTTTTGTATAAATACAAGTTCTTCAATCCTTTGACCACTATTTTAGAGCGCATCATTATTACTCCTGCTTTTCACCATGCCCACCACGGTAAATCTATGCGGGATAGCATTAGTGACCCAAATGGCAACTTTGGCAATATGTTTTCAATTTGGGACCAGCTGTTTGGTACTGCAAAGTTTACCCGTCAATTTCCTGAGGAATATGGTATTTTAAATGATCCAAAAGAACACTGGTCAGCGGCATATTTGTATCCATTGGTAGCGGCGGAGGATCCAAAAAGTGAAATATCGAGAGGTTTTCAAAAAAACAAAACTGCTACTCCTGAACCTATTTATGTAGAATTGGAGAAGGGTGAAAAATACCTTTGGTGTCAATGCGGCAAAAGCCAAAATCAGCCTTTCTGCGATGGCATGCACCACGGTTCTAAATTCAAACCTCTGCTTTTTGAAGCCAAAAAAACAGGACAGGTAAAGTTGTGTAACTGCAAAATCACCAAGAAAGGACCTTTTTGCGACAATTCGCATTTAGACTTGTTGAAGTAA
- a CDS encoding alpha/beta fold hydrolase, whose translation MPYILKSSYNNHPRWQFNRHLQTMMPSMFRKVEGIDYERERLEMDDGDFLDLDWVKTGSDKLVIVSHGLEGHSDRHYVKGMVKSFSSNGWDALAWNCRTCSGEMNRLPRMYHHGATEDLKAVVDHILQNNPSYNSIALVGFSMGGSLTLKYLGEQGEAVSKRIKGAVAISVPFNLVASLPTIHARSNWIYKKRFLRKLARKVQAKAEMFPELIEVEGLDKITTFNEFDNRYTAPLHGFKDAPDFYQKVSAHQYAVHIAVPTLILNAANDPLLPKECYPIELAKKHPFIHLEIPKKGGHVGFMLPNSELTWADKRALEFVNGFN comes from the coding sequence ATGCCTTACATCCTGAAATCCTCTTACAACAACCATCCCCGATGGCAGTTCAACCGTCACCTTCAAACCATGATGCCCAGTATGTTCCGCAAAGTAGAAGGCATTGATTATGAACGAGAACGTTTGGAAATGGACGATGGCGATTTTTTGGATTTGGATTGGGTCAAAACGGGCAGTGACAAATTGGTAATCGTATCGCACGGTTTGGAAGGACACTCCGACCGCCATTATGTCAAGGGCATGGTCAAGTCGTTTAGCAGCAATGGATGGGATGCTTTGGCTTGGAACTGTAGGACTTGCAGTGGAGAAATGAACCGTTTGCCGAGAATGTACCACCATGGAGCGACCGAAGATTTGAAGGCTGTGGTCGACCATATTCTGCAAAATAATCCTTCGTACAACAGCATTGCATTGGTTGGATTCAGCATGGGCGGAAGCCTGACATTGAAGTACTTGGGAGAACAAGGTGAAGCGGTTTCAAAACGCATCAAAGGAGCAGTTGCCATTTCGGTTCCCTTCAATTTGGTAGCGAGTTTACCGACCATTCATGCACGCTCTAACTGGATTTACAAAAAGCGATTCTTGCGAAAATTGGCCCGCAAAGTACAAGCCAAAGCCGAAATGTTTCCCGAATTGATTGAAGTAGAAGGACTGGACAAAATCACCACCTTCAATGAGTTTGACAACCGCTATACTGCCCCTTTGCATGGCTTCAAAGATGCCCCCGATTTTTACCAAAAGGTGAGCGCACATCAGTACGCCGTTCACATTGCAGTGCCTACTTTGATTCTCAATGCGGCAAACGACCCGCTGCTTCCCAAGGAATGTTATCCCATCGAACTGGCGAAAAAACATCCTTTCATCCATCTCGAAATTCCGAAAAAAGGTGGCCATGTAGGCTTTATGTTGCCGAACAGTGAATTGACATGGGCCGACAAACGGGCATTGGAGTTTGTAAACGGTTTCAATTAG
- a CDS encoding nucleotide pyrophosphohydrolase, producing MQQELTISEAQKLVDEWITSIGVRYFNELTNMAMLTEEVGEVARIIARKYGEQSFKKGAPEPDLGDEMADVLFVLICLANQTGVDLSDALRKNLEKKTNRDLNRHRENEKLKG from the coding sequence ATGCAACAAGAACTTACCATTTCAGAGGCACAAAAGCTCGTTGATGAATGGATTACTTCAATTGGTGTGCGCTACTTCAATGAGTTGACCAACATGGCAATGCTGACGGAAGAGGTGGGTGAAGTGGCTCGAATCATTGCTCGAAAATATGGGGAGCAGTCTTTCAAAAAGGGCGCACCCGAACCAGATTTGGGCGACGAAATGGCGGATGTGTTGTTTGTGTTGATTTGTTTGGCGAATCAAACGGGCGTTGACCTAAGCGATGCTTTGCGAAAAAATTTGGAGAAAAAAACAAACAGGGATTTGAATCGGCATCGGGAGAATGAGAAGTTGAAGGGCTAA